ACAGCAAGAAAAGAGCAATGCTATCTAAGCTTCCTTCTAATTTCTCAGCTTAATAGCAATTAACTCCTGTGCAGAGGTCACCGCTCAGCTCCACCCCTCCTGTAAGGATGGGGTCTCGGTTCCACCTCTCCAGTAACTGCCTTTCTTCAGACCTTCTGGCAATCCACGCAGAACAGAGACACTGAAAAGTCAAGTACAAAAATaccaaacttcttttttttttttttttttctagttcagCTCAAGGAAGTGGCCCGGGTTGGGGTCACCCAAGTGCCAGAGGGAGGAGATGCGCTTACAGCAACCCCAGCTTTGCTTAGTTTAGGCTTGGCTGGATCTATTCAGTAAGAGAAAACCCGCTGGTTTGCTCGAAATCTAATCTGTCCAAACTTCAGACCCAGCCTGAAGAAAACAGTAGGTCAGTTAACTGTGTGTCAAGAGGCAGGTCGCAGTTGCGGCGTGGTGTTAGGGGTGCACAGAGCCGTTATCCCCCAGCGGCTTATCCTAACCAGCTGAGCCAGCAGTGGCTGCTTCCTGCATCTGGTTCCGATGTTTGAGTACAAGCCCGGTTCAGTGTGctaatttgggggaaaaaatccgAACTCGGTTAAAAAGAAAACGCTGCTAACAGTTTTCTGCATGTTCAGAGAGCTGAGTAGGCGTCATGGTGTGACGTGAGGCATCAACAACCCtgtggaggaggcaggaggcagggctggtCCGGCCCCTCTGGCAGCCCGTGACGGTCGGGTGCTGCAAGCGAGCTGCTCTTCTGAAGTAGCCTAAAGGCTTTGTCCTCTGGAACCAGTCGAAGTCCAGGTTCTTATTCAAGTGGAACTAGAGCAGTGGTGTTctagaattaatttttatcaagcttgcaaaaaaaaaaaatctcagatgtTTACAATAGTTAAGACCCCTGTTTTAGCACTGTGTCACTGCCATGCAATTGCCCATCTTTGTAGCATCCGTTATGAAGGTCATAATTCTTCCTGCTTTAAAGCTGGTACTTTAGACCTGCAGCAGAATCCTTCTGGCAGACACGATGGTCGATGTCTTTCATTTAGGCATATAAAAGCTTTTATGACTGTAATGGCAGCTAGATActtgtgtctgtttttcttctgtcatgaCTACACTGAAACTTAAATATGCTACCAAGCCACTAAGTTGATTTGGCTGAAGCAGAGTCAGTCGATGTCTGCATACTTCAGATACTTgccaaaaaagcaaatgttatcCTTAACTTTTAGTATTTTAGGGCTGCTGTTGAACAGTAAGTAGTAGTTAGCAGAGCTTTCTGGCTCAATTTCAGACCGGGTCACTTCAGCTGTAGATATTAGGAtctttcagatacttttttACTTGTCCTTGTTAACTGGCTTGTATTTTAGTGTGGTTATTTATTATGGACAGGGAAGTGCTAGCTTTATTTTCAAGGGTTAACTACAAGTGCCTTGGTACTGGAGGAAAATAGATCTGAACGTATTCTCAGAACACAAAAATGCCTAAATGACTTGGACAGCTAGTCTGGGTTCAGAGCGTCGCTTGTTTCAAACGGAGAGGTGAGTTGTACAGCTGCTGCCTGAGGGCACTCCGTGTTGAGGGTGGGTGGAATCAGGACAGGGTGCATCGCTGGGAATGGGAGCTAGAAAAGAAATGCCAGGACACAGAGCATGTAGCGAACGTGGAAGGGGTGGGAAAGCAAGAAATGAGTCTACTTTACAGATTATGCCTCATTGTTGATACCGTGGTATCTTTTGATGCCTGTCCCTCCGCTTTTTGTGTTCTTAGGGTGTTGCTGACCACGGGAAGACTTCCTCTCAAAGCTGTTTAAATGAGAATGTCCCTGGCGCAAAGAGTACTACTGACATGGCTTTTTACGTTGCTCTTCCTGATCATGCTGGTGCTGAAGTTGGATGAGAAGGCTCCGTGGAACTGGTTCCTCATTTTCATTCCAGTCTGGATATTTGATACTATTCTCCTCGTTATGTTAATTGTAAAAATGGCTGGACGGTGCAAGTCTGGCTTTGACCCACGCAACGGCTCGCAGAACATCAAGAAAAAAGCCTGGTACCTCATCGCAATGCTGCTCAAGTTAGCCTTCTGCCTTGCCCTCTGCGCTAAACTGCAGCAATTCACCACGATGAAACTAGCCTATGTATTTATCCCCTTGTGGGCCTTGCTTATCGGGGGTATGGTTGAACTTGGATATAATATCTTCTATGTACGAAGAGACTAAGCTGTGTGGGGTATTCAAGTCTGAGACTGGTACCGAACTGCTGGATTATTAGTTTTGCCACAAATGTGATCTCTAGAACACCACATAAGAAAATGCTCTGGAGACTTCATCTAAACGAGGCTGGAGACCAAAAGTAGACttgttccattttttattttaaaatggtcaTACATGCTCttgtaaataaaagtatttgttCAACATTAGGTGTTCTAATAGGGTTGTTTTGTCACACAGAATAAAACTTAACCTTTTCACGTGCAGGTGGATCTCAAAAGGAGCCCCAGCTGTTCCATCCCAGAGCGGTCAGCACCTAGCTCTTCCTTACAAGGGTTACCCTCAGTTTTCTTATTTACGCTGCCGTCAAGAAATAACCGGGTAAGGGTACTTTCTGTGATACGATAATTTGCTTTAAGAGTCAGTAACAAATGAAAGCCACTAACAAGAGcaaaaaaggaataaagtgacacagcatttcctttttgatGGTGAAAATCCTCTTCCAGTGTGGAaaaaggtttggtttttttaacTGCTGGTACACAGACAAACAGTACGTTTACTGGACCATGCCAGCGGGTTtatgttcagagaaaaaagggaCCGCAGTGATTATGATTATCTTTCCAAGTAAAATGTCACCACTTCTCTAAGAGACTGAAGCTGCTGGGTGGGTCCTGTAACATGTTTGTGCCAGCAGGAAGGGGTACTTTAACAAGCAAGACGGTTCTTAATGCTGTAGGGTATTAAAGCCCTGGAGGTAAAGCCTTGGCTTTTTGGAGCAAATGTGCTTGATCAAGTAACAAATGCAATGAAGGGAATTTTTGGGGAAGAGCTGGAACGAGAAGCCTGTTCGGGGACTGGAAGTGCTCTTCTGGGAGCCAGGGTAACGTCAAGTTCTAACATCTAGGGCATAATGAACGCGCTTGCTGAAAATAGGGATTCATTTACATTTCCTGCGTGTAATGCAAAGAGCCAGGGAAAAACTGCCGATGGTAACAGGAACTGACTAGATCAAAGTGTCTCattcataaaattttaattagctGCACTCAGCTGGAGCtgtcctttaaaaaggaaaggtcCTCGGCTATGGATTTTTTGCTTACTCTTCAATCACACGCAGCCAGACATAAAAACATAGGAACCAGCTGTCAGAGCCCCCTGAGGCGACTTTAAGGAAACAGCCTGTTCCAGACTAAGGTAATGGGTCTTGATTTAGAACTTCGGGTACCAAATGGTTTTTAGAAAGGATCTAACTCGAGGCTGCTTCAGTGCGGTTGTCTGTCCTGCCTTGCTAACAGGGAAGCCaaggaatgacaaaaaaaacaactctttctAATCCTTAGCTGTTAAAAGAGCTGTATAAAGTTGCAAAGTACCTACAATAAAATTAACACAGCAACTTCTGCTAAGCACATCTGTGTGCTCAGTCCCAGTTTACAAGCCTCACAATTTACAGGGAGCTGAAATGAATTCTTCCCTtcaaagggggaaggaaaaaaaaaaaccagcactTTCATCCGTTTAGtagcaacatttctttttgtggGAGGCGTATCTGAGCGCTGCTTAGCTCTGAGAAACCTTCAGCAGTTGCTGTGTGTCCAGGATAGGCACTCGCCCACTGAAGAACAGGCTTCCTGTGTCATCTGTGTTAACTTCAAACAGCACCTGGGATTAGGATcagctgggggcactggggaggaggaagggcatTCCCCCCAGCGCAAGGGCCCAAGGTCTCGGGCCTGCCAAGGATAGGAAATGAGAGAAGAGCGTATATAAACACGCATAGATACGCTTACGTTGTATGTGTGGCATAGAGACTATCCTTGATCTGTACACCAAATCCAGCCCTCCTCCACAGTACGTCCCGTGGCTGGCAAGCTGGACTTCCTGTGAAATGTTCACTGGGTGCCTGAACAAATGATGGAGAAGTGAAAGGGGTGCAAAGACACCCTCCCCTCAAGGCTAACTCCTCCAAACCACCTTAGAAGCACTGCTGCAAACGCCTAACAAGCATTTTGGCTAACGTGAGGTGGGCTCAGGCCTGAGTAAGGCTTCATCGGAGAAGGGGCCAGAACGACAAGGGCCCTGCTTACGGTGCTTTGGCATGGTACAGCACCAAGCATGAACCTGAGCAGCCACGGTCTTCCCGCAACTGAGGAATATCacagaacaagcaaaaaaaaaaaagccttgacgTGATGCCAAAAAACCCCACGCTGCTCAGAAGAGCAGGGCAGCCTTCCTCACTCAAACTGAGCATATTAACAAATTGTGGTAACTTTGCTGATGGGGGAATAAGAACTAGCCTCATCAGGACTGCACTGTATATTAGCAAGGTGAACAGCAAATAGCAACTGTGCCCCTTTTAACAGCTCACCTATTTCACAGATGCAGCTATTAT
This is a stretch of genomic DNA from Cygnus atratus isolate AKBS03 ecotype Queensland, Australia chromosome 1, CAtr_DNAZoo_HiC_assembly, whole genome shotgun sequence. It encodes these proteins:
- the TMEM60 gene encoding transmembrane protein 60; its protein translation is MRMSLAQRVLLTWLFTLLFLIMLVLKLDEKAPWNWFLIFIPVWIFDTILLVMLIVKMAGRCKSGFDPRNGSQNIKKKAWYLIAMLLKLAFCLALCAKLQQFTTMKLAYVFIPLWALLIGGMVELGYNIFYVRRD